The sequence ATTCTAAATCCTTGACCTTACCGATAACCGCGTGACCTAGTAAATCGATTAGGGGTTCGTTGACATTAACCTTGATAGTTGGAATTTTAGATTTGGAAGGCAGTTTGTTGGTGATCACCTCCATGAAACTTCGGTCGTCAGTAATATTAGAGGGAACAGGTTTGGGCTGTTGAACCTTAACTGGCTTAGTAGTCTGTTGAGTCTTGGGTTTTGGGTTATCAATTGAAGTGGTATCCCATGCCCTGTAAACCTTGAGGAGAAAGTCCCCGGAAACAACTAGACCTAAACGCCTAGCAAGTGAATCTTTGTCGAACTCCGGGACATCTATGAAACGAACAAACCCAAATTTTTTACCACTTTTAAGAGTTTTTTTAGGGATGTAAACTTCGTGGATGTTGCCATAACGTTTGAATATACCCCAGAAATCCACCGATGTCCAGTTTTCGGGGAAATTATGGAACATATACGAGGTGATGCGTGATTTATCAATCGGTTTCATGGGTGGAGGGGTGTTAGATTTAGGTTTACCGAATTGCTTGATGAGGCTGACAGAGGCTTCACGTTGTCTAAAGTGATTGTAGATGAGATTTGAAGATGAATTTAGATTGGTGATATTAAATTTAGGGTTATGAGGAGCGGGGATAGAAGTGTTGGGTGGCGGATTGATATGAGATTTGGAAGGTGATTTCTTGTTATTCCGATCGACTGGTACCCAGATACCTTCGTTAAGGGGACGGTACTGGATGTGGTTGGCGGTGGCGCCGGTGGATGTTGGGCGGCGGTCGTTGAGCTTGGGGGTGAAAGGAGAAGTATGAAGGGGATACATGATACCAGAATAAACAACATAAAATCGACTTAAACAAGATGTAAAATACGCATATATCAAATCGAAACCCTAATTGACAAAACTTACAGTTATAATTCCGGTAAGGAACTGAAAAAAAACAGCTTCAAAATCACAGATCCAGACGAAATTAATAAAGTTATAGTGAGATCAAAGATAATAATGACGAAAAGTGGAAGCAGATCGCTTCATCCAACTCCATTTTTACTCGAAAACGATTGATTCAGATGGATACAGATGTCTCAGATCTTAGATCTTAGATCTTAAGTTTATCATTGATGAATTTATAATTATGCAAATAAATATTGATAAATTAAACAAGTGATACGAATTATGAAATACAGAAATTAGTCTGTTAACAACATTTATCATGCATCCACTCAGCAAACAGCACGAATGTTATGAATAATAAGCAACAACGATTCAGTTCACATGTATTGTATAAACAAGTCAAAAATCAAACAAAAAGGACATGAGACAAATGTAAAGATATCATATTTTAtagattaaataaataaattaaaaacaaagTCAATACCCAAACCATACATGAAACCAAAAGTATGGTGCGTTCTTGACTCCCTTTTCTGATCTAAAATGCAATAAATTTCAAAAGCACcacaaaaattcaaaaaaaaaaaaaaggaaaaaaagaaaataaatgaaGGTAAATGAATATAGTAGTTGAAGATGGTAAATGAAGTATGACAGAGAGCCACCAGCAACAGTAGCAGCAGCAGGATGATGCagcatcaataatcaataataataattaatattattaattaattcagTTTCTGCCAATTGATGATGAAACCAGCTGCTTCCCTGCATTAAACACCTTCTCCCAACTAACCCCCAAAACTTGTCATTGACATTTAATTAAGTGGTAGTAGTAGTAGCAGCAGTAGTAGAACATCCATTGAATGAAGCTTTAATTTGATGCACTGTGTTTGTGATTAAGTTATTCACTGTTGCTAATGACTCTGGGCTCATTTTAGCTGATGGTAAACTGCTAACTTGTATCTGAAACACGATTGTAACGAGTGACCCTGTGGGACCTTGATcgtcattgttgttgttgttactagTCGAAGCATCattaggattaggattaggatTGGTTAATTGTGATGTGATCTCATGGTGGCCGTCGGTTGTGATGATGAAACCAGATGGAAGTATCGGAATGTAGGACGGATCTTCACCGTTCATTGCTATGTTTATGGCTGGCAAGTCGACTGGACAGTATACGACTAGTGAACCTGATGCGTCTGTACAACTCTCTTGTAGTATTAACATGTCCTGGCTCGGAGTGTATGcctgtttaatccatgaataatcatAACAATTTATAAAATAAACATAAATTTGGTTTTATACAATGTCTGTTTAAGTGCTTGTCTGTTTATCGGTAAGTTTTATAAGaaataagcaaaaaaaaaaaaagcaaattaACAGGGATGGGCAAAAATACCCGTACCCAATGTGAAGACCTTATACCCGACATTTTTGAACCAGGTAGGGCCCGGGTCTGCAGTTAGGTATGAGGATGGTTTTAAATTTTTATGTGGGTTCCTATAAGGGGACTGAGAGAGTATTATTTAAAAAGACTTGAATCCGTATACCCGACCTGCTTGAATTGAAGTCAAATTTGTAAAAGAAAACTTGAAAAgtcaaaatgagactattaaattgggacggagagagtattattttataacatatgtatatgtatattataaattataaatgggGACACAAATACCCGTGGAGAAACCCGTTTACCCTATAGTTAATAAGTAAATGGGACCCGTCGGGTATGGGTCCGGGTTTGGGACAGAATTTCTTAATAAGTTCAGAGATTACCTAGACCCGGCCCAAACCGTCCCGAAGCCATCACTAATCTTAAATAGTTGTTTCTTAGAATAATAGCAGTATCTGAATAGGTGATTACCCGAAGGACGGATATACAGTTTCCTGGATGAGCACCATTTGAGATATGTGCAACTTCCTGTACTGGATTTTGGTTTGATAAAACGTCCCACTGCACACACATGCGCGAAAAAGAACATAAAGTCAAACAAGGGGTTATAAATTTGGTAAAGGCTGCTTAGATATTTGCTGACTACATACCTGAGGTCTAGTTCTTCCATCCCTGAAGAAATCGAAGACATTTGGTGGAGGAGTCGGAAGCCAAATAGTGGTGGATGCACTAAGAACCATGCCATTGGGTTGGGCTGGGTCAGTGCTCTTGTGTAATGTGGCTCGAACCTCAAACTCATTCATACCAGCAAGAGATGTCCATTGATGACCATTACTCGGATTTATGCTCGAACAGAAGTTAATCACCATTCTTTGTGCTAACTTCATCATGCTCCTCTTGCCTTCAGCAGAAGGAACTACTAACGATTTAAATCCAACAAATCATTAATCAGTCATATTATATTGCATCTATAACCGAATACATAATTTTTCGTAACtaagcttttttttttttcttttaataaaaAAGTAATATACCTCCTCCTAGATCATGAGATGAAGAAGTGGACATCATTAAAGCACTTCTTTCGCAAGCCCTTTGAAGAGAAGCGATCCATCGTTTGGCCCCAAATGCGAAACCACTATGGATAAAATCTCTATAAAGCCTATCAATCGGGCCCATTTCTTCTACCTCCATATGCTCGACCCATGTTACCTATTTGTAATTTAAAAAATACATTATAATATAGACATTGTTAAGTTTGAATATGAAAAATTAGACAAGATTGATAAATTACCTTTGAGCAGCCATTAGGCATATCCTGAATCAAACATCCAGAAGGTAGACGTCGTGCTTTATATCGTGACTGAGCGTATAGATCATACTGAGGAAGATCATACGATACATTCACAACGGCCCACGAGCCTTGCTCAATTTGCTGAACGAATCTAAGCACGTACATCTGTCTAGTTGGAACTAACGACGATAATACTTGTAATTCTTCATACATCTAGTAAAATTAACAGATTAAGTCCCAACACAAAGAACACTTAACCTAGTACCAATTAAATCACAAACAATGTGGTGCAAACTAAGTACTAATTACCAGCTGCAAAGTGCCACTTTGTGAACCTAACAATCCAGATGAGATCACTTCTATCGTTCTTGATCGTGACACGATTGATGGAAACAGTTCGATAAATCTGATCTGCAAGTGTAAAAGTTCATCATCCAAATGTAAAATTTAACAGTAATCAAAAGAAAATCATAATCAAACAATGAAGGGGTGAAATTGAAGTACTAACCGAGTCTACAAACATATCAACCAACTGCAAACTATTCACCATAACAACACCAGAAGCCCTCGACGCTTCGATTCTAACATTCGCGTTCTTCAAAGTATCATTAGGCCGAGGAAAGACACGACTGTAGTTATCAAGATTAAGTATTTCCATCCCTTCTTTACGACCTTTAATCCACAACGGCTCGTTTGTTTGCACAAGCCTAATGAACTCATCCATGGCATTAGTAGCGATTTCCGCCATTAATGACTTGTCGATATCAGAATGATGCACGGGGTTTTGAAACGGAGGGTCAGGATTGATTGTGCTAGATGATGCACCAATGGCTGAACCAGTTAATAGATCAAGATCCAAAGAAGGACCACtagagttcatcatcatcatcattcgttggTTGTTCGAtgtaccactaccaccaccaccataacTAGCCATTGATAGATCAAGTGATGACATGTGAATTGGCTGTACTGGTGGAAGCTGTAACATTGGTCTACCTATGTACTTGGCTGCAATACTTGATACTCTATccaactataaaaaaaaaaaaaaaaaaaaaaaaaaaaaataaataaataaataaataaataaataaatgaattttCGCGTGTACAAAATCATTTCCGAAAACATATAATTCACATGGAAGCTTTACACATGAAAAAAGAAGCCAAAAACATGTGCTAAAAAGACAGAAAACTATAATGATGAGTACAACATGTACATATGACAAACCATATAAACAGGTAAACAGGTAAACGGataaaaaaagttttaaaattgagtGCTAGGTGTTTATATATTTACCTCTTCCTTCAACTGGGTGTTTTCGAATCGAAGTTTTTGCTCATCAAAGTAACATTCTTCTCCGACTGGAGGACCGCCACATGTTGGACACACCAAATTCTTCAACGCCTCTCGTATAACAATGTTTTCGCACCGTATCTTATCGTTTTCTGCTCTCAACGCGCAATTGTCCGCGCGTTCGTGTTGTGCCTACAACAACAAGCGAGACAATAAAATAATGAAGTTTTCTTGTTAGGGTTACTTGAAAGGCGAGTATttttacttaaatatatatgtcGCCTAACCAGATTATTCATTGACCGTTATGTTGTAGGATTGTTTTTTGTTATGTAGTTTAGATAAAGAAATTAAATAACAAACCTTCATTTGGGTTCTTCGATTTTGAAACCAGAACTTAATCTGTCTTGGAGATAAACCCAACTCTCTACTTAATTGCATTCTTGTTTTCTCATCTGGATGTGGACATTCTTTAAAAGTACTACAAGaatatttttaatttaaattaagAAGATAAAAAGTAAGAACTTAATTAATTAACAAATGATACAACAAAAatggagaaaagaaaaaaaaaaaaaaaaaaaaaaaaaaaaaaagtcttacGATTCAAGAATCTGAATCTGGAGAGAAGTGTGACGGTGGTAACGTTTCTTTTTATCAGAAGAATCACCACCGGAGCCACCACCAGAGCCACCGCCGTAATCCATTGTCTCCGGTGACAATGTTTGATTATAAATTACTCTTATCAATTAGGCTGAAAATGCTGGAGAAATAAACATGATTACAAACAGGTTTTTATAGTAAGGTTAACAAGTGAAGTTATGCATGTTGTGGTGTAGTAGAATTGAAGTGTAATCGGCAATTTTTAACGTACGAAACATGTTTGCGGAAAACAGGTTTGACTAATTTCCGGTGAGAAACGGAAGGTAACGCCTGCGGTGATTTTTCCTGATATATCACGCACACACAATACACAAGCTACTTTTGCTTTACTTTGACTATATACtaaggagtatatatatatttatttattttttatttaaatatttaatttatatatgtgcGTGAGTgaataaatagaaagaaaaaaataagGAGAAGATTGAGGGGTTAATTTCTTTGTGTGAGAGAGACGAAATTAATGCTTTCtttctttttataaattaaaatgaaaatgataacaaaaaaaaaataaaaaaaaaaatgggtTGCAATGGAAGGTGGTAGTGTAAATACAATAGGGTTCTTTTAGCTTAGTTTATTTTCAAGACCCACCTAAGTTTAGCTACCTAGTTTCATTTCGATGAGATCAACATGTCTTTAATTCCTGTTTTTTGAGcaaagttaatatataatatatgttataattcagtaggcttataactacctttaatggttataagaacaaagagagaaaaagagagaagaaggagagaagaaatattgatattgatatttcaagagaaatggtacaccttaaatggttaccatacatgtctatttatagtataaaatattactatgcaagaaatataataataataaaattaacatccaatctagatattttataacacaatctagatattttataacactcccccttggatgacaattttattagagaataactagtactgcctcgttaaaaaccttgctaaagaaaactcattgggataaaactttagctaagggaaaaagagtgcagcatagagttgactccccctcaagtagacaacgctgagtcgtcacatcttttgaacttgcctcatgccaatattgtgaacgtatgttttgaaaacatCGATTGACAGtgttttggtataaagatcagcagagttgttgattgaacgtatctcattttaatctggttgtcttttacgagatcttgagtatatgagaagaatctgaggttttcatctgaaactgtatcatctaaatcttttatgtacaagtttgacccttgtgatttgtctacagtctccttcatggtttgctcaaactgttgtttcaattcctattccctttcagtctttttctgagccttaccaatataccattcttttccatcaaacttatgaccgttaagaccgtttatagctttagcgcctcgtcaacatttatgttttgttctgtcatttttgatactcttctttcatttgtactatgtaagctgtattatcttcatagatagttgttgggcttttatagcgttctagtccacaagaatcaataatgatttgtatcattgatcttaactaaaatcattcccgagtagcttcatgtaatgcaatcacttcggcatgatttgatgatgttgcaacaagtgtttgttttgagaacgtcatgatattgcggtgcctccatttaggaatacatatccagtttgagatttagctttatgtagatcagataaataatctgcatctgtataaccaaacaaatcttgtttcgagttgttagaataaaataattataaatcagtagttccccgaaggtatcaaactatttgtttgatcccattccaatgtcttttggtaggggctgagctgaaccttgtcaacaaattaactgcaaaagaaatgtcagatcttgtataatctataagatacataagaacctcaattgcactaaaatatagaactttcgatctgttaaaattttcatgatcttcgcagggatgaaatagatcagtgtcaatattgagtgatctaacaacaatgagtttgtcttaaaaaaaaaatgttttaaaatcttttcggtataagttgtttgatgtacaagtaaaccattaggcatatgctcaatttgcaatccaaggtaatacttggttttttcaagatctttcatttcaaaataattctttagaagttgaatgatttcatagatctctttatttgttcatatgatgttaagaacattgacataaacaactacgatctcatatccgaacattgtttttataaaacatacgcgcaaaataagtttatatttatacccttttt comes from Rutidosis leptorrhynchoides isolate AG116_Rl617_1_P2 chromosome 4, CSIRO_AGI_Rlap_v1, whole genome shotgun sequence and encodes:
- the LOC139842527 gene encoding homeobox-leucine zipper protein HDG11 — its product is MDYGGGSGGGSGGDSSDKKKRYHRHTSLQIQILESTFKECPHPDEKTRMQLSRELGLSPRQIKFWFQNRRTQMKAQHERADNCALRAENDKIRCENIVIREALKNLVCPTCGGPPVGEECYFDEQKLRFENTQLKEELDRVSSIAAKYIGRPMLQLPPVQPIHMSSLDLSMASYGGGGSGTSNNQRMMMMMNSSGPSLDLDLLTGSAIGASSSTINPDPPFQNPVHHSDIDKSLMAEIATNAMDEFIRLVQTNEPLWIKGRKEGMEILNLDNYSRVFPRPNDTLKNANVRIEASRASGVVMVNSLQLVDMFVDSIRFIELFPSIVSRSRTIEVISSGLLGSQSGTLQLMYEELQVLSSLVPTRQMYVLRFVQQIEQGSWAVVNVSYDLPQYDLYAQSRYKARRLPSGCLIQDMPNGCSKVTWVEHMEVEEMGPIDRLYRDFIHSGFAFGAKRWIASLQRACERSALMMSTSSSHDLGGVVPSAEGKRSMMKLAQRMVINFCSSINPSNGHQWTSLAGMNEFEVRATLHKSTDPAQPNGMVLSASTTIWLPTPPPNVFDFFRDGRTRPQWDVLSNQNPVQEVAHISNGAHPGNCISVLRAYTPSQDMLILQESCTDASGSLVVYCPVDLPAINIAMNGEDPSYIPILPSGFIITTDGHHEITSQLTNPNPNPNDASTSNNNNNDDQGPTGSLVTIVFQIQVSSLPSAKMSPESLATVNNLITNTVHQIKASFNGCSTTAATTTTT